The Lasioglossum baleicum chromosome 3, iyLasBale1, whole genome shotgun sequence region AAATGGTCTTCTGGAAGACAAAGGGTTTCTGATTACCGGTAGCCATGATGGAAATTGTACGAGACGAGGTTAAATGAAAGAGTTAAATCTAGGCTACTCGAACCGGAGGACGTCTTCCGTTTCAGTAAAACGCAACGACAAACTGAAAGACAATTACTCATGTTCAGTGGGTAATGAAAGATGTTGCACTCGACAAGGACAATGATAAATGCAGAGGACAAATTACAATACGAAACGATTCATTTTCTGTAGGTCTTCGGTCTGGCCAACATCTTCAGTCGTCTCGAGCATCTGGCTTTCAAGGCTTGTGGCGAGACTGTGAACGCGTCCTCCCTCAGGTCGGTTTCCATTCCTGCAGGACGTTCCGCCGGCTTCGCCAGGATGATCAGCCTCGGCGTAGCTGCGAAATTAAAAGACGCGAAATTCCTACTGTCTAGCGATCGTTAGTTCTTCGGAAGTGTTAAGGGAATCGATATGTACAGGGTGATCCATTTAAAGTTTTACATCCGATTCGTATCCATTGATGATTAGCAGAccgaggattttatgcatttataacaaaaattgttgcgtgtaatttaaagcagtggacatatttaaaaaaatgtaagaaCATCAACGCATTAGATCCAGTTTAGTAAacgaattaaaagaagaaagaaatttttattaagctTCTGTGTCTTGGGTCTGCCTAGTTTAAACGACCTCTAATCTTCATAACTCACCGTGAAGCATACATTGATGAATTAGTCATGGGCTGCGAATTCATCTGAAGAAACATACAATTGATTTAACACAAATGACTATCGTACAACCTCCTTGGGGGACTGAAACTGTTAACAATCATTCTGAGAGAGACTGTGAAACGTGAAACTTGAGATGAAACACCCCGTATATCGACGGCGACGGATAATcggcgcgaatttttcgcaaacTCGAAAGACTCGTGGAAATCGTGTCGGGGAAACCGCGGGAAGCGCGTCTAGGGTCAGATAAGTGGAAAGTTCAAAGAAAAGTACGCGGTGGCGGAGGATTGCGACCCGAGATATCTGGGATTTGGGATCTAGGATGCACAGGTAGCATACCTTGGGCGGCGAGAGCCGTTTTGGACACAGTCCCTGGGATCCGCGGAGGTAGCCCGGCCGGTAGATCCCTGTGACGTGCCAACTGTGCCACACGTTCGGTGATATTGTAGTTGAGGGCTGATGCTGGTACCACGAACGGATCTCTGACGTCCGGCAACTCTCTGCTCATCGGAGCCGACAGCTCTTCGATTCTTTGCGCGTTCGCCCTTCTCCATTTCTTCTTCTTACCCTGGAATCAGCAAGCGGATCGAACCTGCATCGCACACGCTCGTAAAACAGACGCGGAGAAGCGGTTTCGATTCGACTCCGGGTCCCAAATGAGCTGACCTCTGTTATCCAGTCTCTTTGCCGCGCGCGAATCAACATATTTCTGGGAATCTGGCGCACCGAAGTGTACACCGTTTATTATGCACACAGGGTGGACCACTTAAAACAGGTCGCCCGAATATCGTATTTGCTATTGCTGATTAAACTGCGGTTTATTGATGCAATTCAAAACTGTAAGAACATTAATAGAATtgaaggccacctaaatatagTAAAGTGTCCAAATGTGGTATAGTCGCCTTTTATGGCACTActttatatcttgtaaaggagaagtcgcactctagtaagaaaatcctcaaacaatagtttactcaacagtgtgcagtgcaatcgcaccattctatagattctagtatcgatcctccgccagttgtgtctccgcgcgttgaatatttttgtggttagattttcgattgtatctttttcgaggaaagtAAGTGATATTGAagtgtttgaacatatctgtagtttcagtttatttatattaatgtttgccaactgttggtttgggctgaaattcattttctctttctcataatcagtagctagtattatgagtccacgtggagttcccaatatggcactaccaagggttccctaatatccGTATATTAGGgattcaaggtgtaccatattaagaacccctttcgctggaacctgcaaatgacacaccaccaaaaaatatatttttcccaTGCTGtactaattttttaacaaacttgaccccaaaaTCTTATAGGGAcgaatgcatctacaactggtaattttttggacgaaaaatAGCATTAAATAATCAAATTGAAATCaaactaaaataatcaaaaaatgacatcgacaaaaagtggttcacatttgggcactttaccctatctCTTCAGGCTATAGTGATGCAAAAcgtgttacgtaatgtgcatggcgTGAATTGACGGATATCTGGCAAGAACACTTTTTCCCACAAGGTCATTTTTCTGGAGTTATTAAAGTCGTCGGTGTTTTTAATACATAAATGCATTTCTCTTGTCATTACATCGTGTACCTGTGCGAAAAATACATtcggatatgtataataacgtgaccttgaaatgaccttgatctttgaaaattaaagttttatgcaaaatcagGATTGtgtgtctgcatcgattgcaagaagtagaagCCAAATTGAATGTCATTGCTTTTAACATAGgaggaaatttttaaaattttccaacaattttttgaatttcatttactcaatttcgctatattaattaatatataatttcgcagtctagtgatgtctATCGAGATCGCAGGCTTTGATCAAGACTCGTCAATCAAGAACGCGAACGTAAATAAACATGTTTACCATCGCAATACTGATGATACGGTTTGAAATCCTGATCAGTTCCACTTTATCAGTGTATCGACGTACTATTTGAAGTGAATTACTCAACGCAAGAGAAAATTGATATGGTATCAATTTACGGGGAAGCTGATCAGTGTTTTCTCTCCTTAAATGCACCACCCTGTACAATTCTTGCCATtgacgcataaagatccgcagtctaacgatgACAGAGAGACACGTTCGACTGTCTACGTACGATAGGCTTCGGTTTCGGCGGAGTTTTCGGCGTGGCCAGCCTCTCCATGGACTCCAAGTGTTGTTGCCATTCGTCGGGCTTCACCGCTCTGCGCAATTTCGCCTGGATCCTCTGTCTGCGAAGAAATGCGCGCGTAGAGGCAGACAAAACGAATCGAAGTTGCTATCGGGTGCGAGCTTGTTACAGTTTCTGTTAAGGGAACAATCGGGATGCGTGGCGTCGCGTGTGGGAGCGCGGGAATGGTTCAGGAGACTCGAGAGTTTGCTCGACGAACATCGGAACACCCTTGGGCTCTACGTATTAGTAATTACATCCAGGTCGCTCGTGCCTGCCAGCTATTCGCGAGTTGCATGCAAAGTTTAACGAACGCGTTCTCACGGTGTCGCGCGCGAAACCGGAAAATCCTCGATTTTGAAAACGGTCGCCGCGACGGAGAATCGCGAGATCAATTTCGAAGCGAGGACGAACGGGTGCCGTGCTCTCGCGAGATCCAAATCCGACTTTACGGGATCGTGTCCGCGAGTGCGAAAACTTCCATCTGGAATGAACAATCCGATTACGTTCGTTGTTTGCGTGGCGTTTTCTCGATTTTCCCTCGGCAAGAGACGAAAGGACGACGAACGCCGCTCCGCCGAAGGAACCCTTACCTTTTCCTCGCCTCCCGCTGCAGCCTGGCGTTGCAGAAATATCGATACTTCCGGTACCGCGAATTCTGAACCTTCCACAGTGTCTCCGTTATGTTGCCGCTCGTCTGGAACCGCATGTTCGCCAGCAGCGTTCTAACAGTGAAACGTATGCCGCTATCGATTAATGCTAAAAACGGTCCGAGTTCACTCGCCTTCTCTGTGGCAGCGCCAGGTCCATGATACGTTTCGTGGTCTTCGCCTCGAGAGTTTTCGGGTGGATTCGCGGGTAGCTCGGCGGCGCGGTTCTGCTCGAAAACCAAACCGATTTCTAGTCGAGATCGGCACACCGATATATCCATTGTACTCTCGAACCCCGTAAATTCCCAGGATACTCACTCTGGATCGTACTTTTTGCTGACGTGTTTCGGCCGAGCCATGACTTTGATGCGTTTCGAGGCGCGAGCTTTCAGCGCTGTCCGCCGAATCCCAAACGGGTTCGGCTGATAAAGGGAAATACGAGGAGTCTTTGGACTTTCTACTTTGACCACGCGACGCCACTATGCTCTGGAAACCCGCTTTTTCTCACCGAAAGTCGATCTCTCAAGATTAAGACGTTGAACAAATTTTCTTTGCAACGGAATAAGAACCTCTCGAAGCTTCAAAAtccgaattattattattctacaaTTAGAGAAGAACTCCGTTCATTCTGAACAATATTTCTCTTTAAAGGTTTCGGCGGTCggttttagtttacgagatacagtGAAgtgtcgcgatctagctccctgaggatctccacgatcactgtcccttcgcgATCCGTGTTTACAGGCTGTCCTCTAcgttcggcatcctttgtacttTCAGCGCGGTCGACGCAGTCAAACAAAAATAGTTTCCCTGCAAGATCTCTGTCCCTGTTCAGAACAAGCGATGAGACCTAGATCGTGACTTTACTGTATCCGCaaaaaactttacttgtaaattcgTATGGGTGTTCTTGATAGCGGACACCGCACTTCGTGCGGCAGAAACATCGTAGGCAGGTTTAAGTTTTCAATTACAAGTAAAAATTTTTAAGACAGACCTAACTCAAAAGTGTATTTTGAAAGAATCTCCGAAACTAAAACCGACCGCCGACTATTccgaaggaaaaagttattcaagATGTCGAGTTTTACaagatatttcaaggtcatcgaaataTCTCTCCGAAACTAATctaatatctccgaaactaaagccaactatttaaaaggaaaaagttattcagaATGTCGAGCTTTATAAGATATTtcctcatcgaaatcggtaagGACCCACATCCATCGGCCACTTTACCAAAGCTGGTTTCCAGATCATAGTGCGACGTCCGGATCGCTCACCAGGACGTTCTCGTCCCTCCTCTTTATCCTCCTCCAGTTCGGCCGTGCCAGTAGAGAGGTGTACTGTTTGCGCGATAAATGCGCCATGGCGTATTTGATCCTACGAGACAACTCGGACGCCATTTTTCACCGTGCACGGAAGTTCTCTGGTTCCGAGATACCCGAGCTTCCACGAGGAAAGATTATCGACACCGAAAAACACGTTACAGGTTAACGCGTACCGTGAAAATCGTGTGTTTAATTAATTCGACGGTGAAACCGATAAATTACACGTACGTGGACGCGGCGTGTATGCGTGCTCGAACGTTTGCGGGGGATGAGGAATGCTCGAGGAATCGGGTCAATGGAACAATTTACAACGCGAAACTCTCTTCAGTTTCTAACCGTTAATTTGGACGCGGCAATTTCGACGGAGACTGCTTTTCAAATCGATCGACGAAACGGAACGAAACAAGAGAAAAATTCAAAacatcccctctctctctctctctctctctctctctctcttcgtcctcGTATTGCTCTCGTGTATCGGTtacatttctttttttcacTTGATTTTTACCGTGACAATATTGCAACGAGGGGTCGGATTGCATTGCTCGATATTATATTTGCTGGTCCACGGCTACTGGGCAACTTAGCGAGATCAACTTCTAGCCGGGGATCGCGAATTTATTCAAAGTAAAGCTGTGAGTTATGAGATATGGGTAAACCATAACATACTCGGGTAAACGAAAATTACTCGAATACCCAGGTCTCTTATGAGATAGTACTCGGTTGGTTCTGTCTCGAAATATTGGGTCGTGATCCCATTAACAGTGTATAACACGTcaagaataaaaatttacagCACACAGTAATGGACAaacgaaaattttattgaagaaATGTTACTTCAACATAGTTCTTCAAGGTTAAATACTGTTTATGTTGCTTTCTCTATAATTCTCCCATATTCTTTAAAGATTTCAGCTTTAACCTCGTCGaaggtccaacaaatttcagctTCTTATTTGACGTTTCTGCCCTTAATTACACTGTTCAACACCACAtttgttccctaattactgttaagtccttcttatagagttttttacgctgattccgaatctctccttaatttttctcctatacgcacagtttttgaggaacatggctttgaaaaagaacatatttttcaactttaaacaaatattgtgatgttattataaaagacatTGAATtgtgttctttgcagcaaaagttTCTGTAGACTTTcacgaatacagtgatatccaatattaatacattatgattgtttaaacatgtttaaataatgattaaagacggacggacaccacttttgcaccaatttttgaggatatttttcaatttatctcaaaaaataagggtccagcggaaaatcgagctATATACcatgcgatagagcagacttttatcttcagGAACCATCCTTTCAAGTTTgcgtggtcgacgtttttttcgaaccagaaagcaaaatatcttcgcccgacatgagttgtcaccagtggcgctcaccactcggcgaagatatttttcctttctggttcgaaaaaaacgtcgatgtcgcaaacttcaaacgggggtttctcaagataaaagtctgctctatcgcgtggtatagttcgattttctgctggacctttattttttgagataaattcaaaaatatcctcaaaaattggtgcaaaagtggtgtctctccgtctttaatcattgttcaaACCAATCATTGTTTAATCATTGTTAAATCATGTttaacaatcataatgtattaatattgaatatcactgtattcgggagtctacagaatcttttgctgcaaagaacaattcaatatcttttataataacatcacaatatttgtttaaagttgaaaaatatgttttcttttcaaagccatgtttttcaaaaactgtgcgtataggagaaaaattaaggacagattcggaatcagcgcaaagaactctataagaaggacccaacactatattgaaatcataaaaaaagttgaaatttgttggacagtgttattgaaattgaaagtatGCACACAGAAACTTTCACAGAATCACAgatattttcgggaattccgAAAGACTCGGGATTCTGTCCCGATCCCGCGAGAAATTCCCGTCCCGACcgggatctcgcacacccctaattcgtacacattaaaaaaacgaattactttttcaagattggacccaacagcttgagtttcttttcagacgttagaaggattagtttactagttaatgtgaaaataattttttttaaattgttgttGGTCGCAATTCCGAAGGAAATAATGAAGGTcacgattttaaaattttttatctgtacctgtaatgaaaatttaaaacatgtattttgtaaatccaaGTAACTTATATATAGtcgtacaaagtttcatcaaaatcgcgatcaaggatgttacgaaatataattgattgaaaatagcaaaaatcttaagaatctgcgatttgaAGGAATCTCAAACcgcaaattcaaagatttttacatcttacatgCCCACAGCTTTTTTATCCGTCAACCAATTTccatgaaactttgtacatatatataacttacttagatttacaaaatacatgttttaaattttcattacgggcacagataaaaaattaaaaaatcgtggtCTGTTCGTTGGTcctgttcccttcgtaattgcgacaagtaacaattacaaaaaaattatttacacatcagctagtaaactaacccttctaatgtctcaaaaaaaaaactcaagctgctgagccaaatttttaaaaatttattcgtttttaaaaggtgtacgaatactttgtacaccgactgtatgacttttgacaattttcaaaaaatgctgttcGGCGTCGAGCGACGGTCGGAGTCACTTGATGCCAGCACCACTCAGATTTGAGCGCGCGAGAAAAGCAAGGAGAAGAAAGAATGATCTCACTTGCTTcgcacactgcactttattcagTTTACCGCTTCGCCGCGCGAATCGCCGATATACGGAATCGGAGACCTTGAACGTGCTTTTTTCTGCCGTTGGATCGCGACGGAGATCTTGAGCGGCAAATTAACGAGGGCCGccgcgaacggaaatcttcaacTCGTTCGTCGGATATCTTGACGCGGGCAGAAGCACGACACGCGACGCGAAATGATCATAAGCGAAACGGCTCTGGAAGAGAACGGTGAACAGTGAACAGTTCGAACGAACAAACGAGCAGCGATTGTCGCGATCATGAAAtcaaaagaaattgttaatgAAAGAGCGAAAAGTAAAACGTGATATCGATTTGAAAAGGCGGGGGCCTTTAAATATTCTTCGAACGGAAGGCGTGGTCGTACGCGATTGGATCAGGATCGATTTGATGATCCTGGGAGACATTGTTCGTGATTCAAGCCGTGAAGATTTACCAGTAATGGGCGCTAACAAAAACGTGTGAACGCTACGTGACTCTAAACATGGTGAAAAAACCGTAGCGAACGTCGCTCGACGGTTGCCGCAACGGCCGGCAAATCCCAcaatttgaatcccgaacagaAATGCTAAAACACGAAATTCCAGAGAATGTAGTACAATTTGTATTTATCGTACAACCGCAGAAGtactaaaaataggattttacgtGTTTCGATTTATAATTCGCCtgcgaaaattaaaaattatatagaggCCCGCAGTCTAATCtttctattatatgtataaaatagttTTGTGGTTTCTGAGTCCCTAAAACGCCGAGCGGGTTGCCTTCTGCAGGGGAACCGAAAATTGAGAAGCGGGTTGCCGTCCGAAGGGGAACTGTGTGTGTGtagtgcgtgcgtgtgtgcgtgcgtgtgtgtgtgtgtgcgtgcgtgtgtgtgtgtgcgtgtgtgagagagagagagagagagagcggcgaaACGCAAAATAAACGATGTTCAAAAACCTAAAGTCCGTTTTTATCATTACCGTCAAAGCGTTCGTATtatatgtattcatttattACACAATCGACACCGGTGCGCCAGAAGAACGCAATCAAGAGTTTTTGCTCATCGCTGCGACAAATGACAACAACCGGCGAGGTGATCGACCGCCGATATAAACCTCGCCGGATCGAAGCGTTCCTTGAACCCGTCGAATTGTATCGTGGGCCATCGCATCATGTTTTCCTTGTTCCAATTCCGTTGCCCTATTCCTTTGTCTCCTCCGCAGCACCGTTTATTAGGTTATTAACCTAACGAACGTTGCTGCGATCCTACCAGTTTAATtttaaagtccccactccttccAAAACCGATGGCCCACGCGGATATAAAAGAGATGTACATGCGCTCATCGGGAATTCTCGCAATTTCTATTCTGTCATACTGACACGCGCTACTGTTTACCATTCATTACGCCCGGTTGAACTCGCGATATTTGCGCTTCACACCGACCGTATTCATTCATCTCTCATTAGAACATTTCACATCATTTCTCTCTTTGTACTTTCCTGTTttctttcaaatatattttgttatttcaatCTGCCTCAACATTCTCTCGCACTACCTTCCGTTTCATCCTTTTCATAGCTAGAGTTTACAACAAACGACGTCGAAAATATTCgtcaaaattgtaaaattgaagcGGGCAACGAGATCGCGAATCCTCCAGCGCAATCCTTTTCAAAATTTAACAGACTCGTGGAACGACAGCATGCCTGCTAGCTCGAGAAGATGTTTGGCTATCCGACCGAAACTGCTGCGATTGTACTTTTTCCACACCACCGGGAATTTAGTGTCCTTCTTCCTAGATGTTAGAATGCAACGCAGCATCATGACTCGACATCGGTCGATCTCCTCGTCCTGAAATCTGTTTCCCGTCGTCACAACACCGTCGCTTTCGCTTCCAATAAGACAAAAACAAAGCCGGTTTAAGGCAAACACGAGAACGAGCTGGCACTAACCTGTAACTAAAGCGAGAGCCGACGGTTGCGCCGGCCCCGCACAGCAATCCTCTCCAATATAGCCATCGCGGTTGAACCTCGGTGGGACGACCCGCAGCGCAAGCCTGCTCGGTGTCCACGACGAGGCCGAGAACCAGCTCGGCCGCCGTTATGGCAACCAAACTCGGTGACATCCGACAAAATCTTTCGTCTAGCAGGGTTACGTCAATCTaaaaataaaaacgtagtaaaatgCGGTCGAGCTCGCGGTGTTTGAGACAAGTAGAGTTTTCGTATCGTGCGTCGGCTTACCGCATAATGACCCGCTCGATGAATGAACACGAACCTGTCGTGCGAGAGGCGGTGCGCGCTATAACTTAAGTTGATCAAATGATACCCG contains the following coding sequences:
- the Theg gene encoding testicular haploid expressed gene gives rise to the protein MASELSRRIKYAMAHLSRKQYTSLLARPNWRRIKRRDENVLPNPFGIRRTALKARASKRIKVMARPKHVSKKYDPETAPPSYPRIHPKTLEAKTTKRIMDLALPQRRTLLANMRFQTSGNITETLWKVQNSRYRKYRYFCNARLQREARKRQRIQAKLRRAVKPDEWQQHLESMERLATPKTPPKPKPIGKKKKWRRANAQRIEELSAPMSRELPDVRDPFVVPASALNYNITERVAQLARHRDLPAGLPPRIPGTVSKTALAAQATPRLIILAKPAERPAGMETDLREDAFTVSPQALKARCSRRLKMLARPKTYRK